Proteins encoded in a region of the Planococcus citri chromosome 1, ihPlaCitr1.1, whole genome shotgun sequence genome:
- the LOC135832237 gene encoding glucose dehydrogenase [FAD, quinone]-like produces the protein MKSIKLLAVITILCIQNTRQQTFPPLLQGALKGLSEGIQHMNNEPIDQPTILKEYDFIIVGAGSAGNVIANRLTEVPEWKVLLIEAGMEENFVMDIPVIANMLQFTDANWKYKTVPSNKYCLGMDNHQCKFPRGKVMGGCSVLNYMIYTRGHRKDFDNWANLGNTGWDYQNVLKYFKKLEDVQIPKYASDRVYRNTGGYQTISEAPYHSKAAQAFVNGGAELGYPTPDINGRYQVGFSYHQLTVRNGTRCSTSRAYLHPIRKRRNLHVKKYSMVTKILIDPNTKTAYGVEFQRNRRKYRVLARKEVIVSAGAINSPHLLMLSGIGPRDHLEQKGINVIQDLPVGENLMDHVSLGGLTFTMNETVTLNTDRVLEDPYSLNDFLYYHEGPISIPGGTEALSFFDLSDPKNPDGHPDLELLFVNGMLSGEVSLRKSFGITDHIYDTVYKRNEGLDGIMILPMVMRPRSKGRVLLRDTNPFHHPLIYPNYFADERDLDVLVEGVRISQKLAKTKPMRRLKATLWKVPLPGCANYTFNSDDYWKCHARNLPFTIYHLSGTCKMAPVTDPTGVVDPRLRVKGIKNLRVADASIMPEVTSAHTNSPTIMIGEKASDMIKQDWNVKI, from the exons ATGAAGAGTATCAAATTGTTGGCAGTAATAACGATACTATGTATTCAAAATACTCGTCAACAGACTTTTCCTCCTCTACTTCAAGGAGCTCTGAAAGGTTTGAGCGAAGGAATACAACACATGAACAACGAGCCTATCGATCAACCGACGATATTAAAAGAATACGATTTTATCATCGTTGGAGCCGGTAGCGCAGGCAACGTTATAGCTAATCGATTAACCGAG GTCCCAGAATGGAAAGTTCTACTGATAGAAGCTGGaatggaagaaaattttgtaatggATATTCCTGTGATCGCGAATATGCTACAATTTACAGACGCGAATTGGAAATACAAAACGGTGCCATCCAACAAGTACTGTTTAG GAATGGACAATCATCAATGTAAATTCCCCAGAGGTAAAGTAATGGGTGGATGTAGCGTTCTAAATTACATGATTTATACCAGAGGTCATCGGAAAGACTTCGACAACTGGGCTAATTTAGGCAACACAG GATGGGATTATCAAAATGTActaaagtatttcaaaaaactagAAGATGTCCAGATACCAAAATATGCATCTGATAGAGTTTATCGAAATACGGGCGGATATCAAACCATCTCTGAAGCTCCATATCATTCAAAAGCTGCTCAGGCTTTCGTAAATGGGGGAGCCGAACTGGGTTATCCGACGCCTGATATCAATGGGCGTTATCAAGTCGGGTTTTCTTATCATCAG CTAACAGTACGAAATGGCACCAGATGCAGCACCTCAAGAGCCTACTTACACCCAATCCGTAAACGACGCAACCTCCACGTGAAAAAATACAGCATGGTTACTAAAATTCTAATCGACCCGAATACAAAAACCGCGTACGGAGTAGAATTTCAGCGAAACAGACGTAAATATCGAGTTTTAGCCAGAAAAGAAGTAATCGTATCGGCAGGTGCGATCAACTCTCCTCATCTTCTTATGCTGTCTGGTATAGGACCTCGAGACCATCTCGAACAAAAAGGTATAAACGTCATCCAAGATCTGCCAGTTGGTGAGAACCTTATGGATCACGTATCATTGGGTGGACTAACTTTTACAATGAATGAAACAGTAACCTTGAACACGGATCGCGTATTAGAAGATCCTTATTCTTTGAACGATTTCTTGTATTATCACGAAGGGCCTATATCCATTCCAGGAGGTACCGAGGCTTTATCGTTTTTTGATCTCTCAGACCCGAAAAATCCAGACGGTCATCCCGATTTAGAATTATTATTCGTTAACGGTATGCTTAGTGGAGAAGTATCTTTACGAAAAAGTTTTGGTATCACAGATCACATCTACGACACTGTGTACAAACGTAACGAAGGTCTCGATGGTATTATGATCTTACCGATGGTGATGCGTCCTAGAAGTAAAGGTCGTGTTTTACTGAGAGACACCAACCCGTTCCATCATCCCTTAATTTATCCGAATTACTTCGCCGACGAAAGAGATCTTGACGTTCTAGTAGAGGGTGTACGAATCAGTCAAAAGTTGGCCAAAACTAAACCGATGAGACGCTTAAAAGCAACTCTGTGGAAGGTACCATTACCTGGCTGTGCAAATTACACCTTTAATTCGGACGATTACTGGAAATGCCACGCGAGAAATTTACCGTTCACAATATACCACTTATCGGGCACTTGTAAAATGGCGCCGGTGACCGATCCTACCGGTGTCGTTGACCCCAGACTAAGAGTCAAAGGTATAAAAAATCTGAGGGTTGCTGATGCGTCTATCATGCCGGAAGTTACATCGGCTCATACGAACTCTCCGACTATTATGATCGGTgaaaaagcttcagatatgataAAACAAGACTGGAACGTGAAGATTTAA